The genomic interval GGAATGGTGGGAGCGTCGTGTGGCTCGCGGCGGAAAACAAGTTGCAGCCCTGGAGTAGATCAATCACCCAATCATAGTACCCAAATTTTCGCGGTTGTGCAACAGTACCATTGGATGTGTGGTGGGATGGTGAGCAATGAGGATAAAAACGCGGCACTAATTGTAAGAATAATATACAAGGTGTTCCAAAAACGTTGCACTTCCTTCAAAGTGGTGATTCCTGAAATCACTTGAAGCAGCATTTTCCTTTGATAAAATGTTCTCTGTGGCTTTGTTAACAAAGCCgtgaagaacattttcgtaacggGAAAAGTCACTTCAATTTGACCCTAAGAATCACCTTTTTCAAGAACGTACAACTtccttgggacaccctgtattatcaTTTTTGAATAATACAAATCTGGAGAAATATAATAGtacaaagaaagaaaaacaaagaaaattcttattttcatCCAATCatgatttattttcattttgataaataatTGCTTTGTTGTAACCACAAAGTAGTAAAAGATTCCCTTGTGGATGGCATCGAGCGTCTAATACTGTTATATTCCGTGGAGTGGGCAGGCATGTTGCCTTCTGGGGAGTCCATTCAAACATATGAGCGCACTCACAAAATGCAAAAAGTTGAGCACGCGTAGGATTCCATTTGACAGCTGAAAATTCAAACCACACTGAGttgcaaaagaaatgaaatCTTTATGATTTTAAAAAGATACTAACCTACGATCTTATTTTCGAGAAGTAAATAATCGAGATAATCATCGACAATATTCCATATCCATAATGCTGTGGGATAAAGTTGATGTCTTATGACCAAATATTGTCCACAAAAACTGAACTCCAAAATATCGAATTTAGCAATTGAAAATCTGTCGATGTCATCATTTTTGCCGATCTTTATATTGATTGGACGTTCACATTTTTCTTCCACTGCAAATATGTAGTTGTTATTTTACTTGTAGCACTGTATTTTGTGGTTCCCGAAATATTTACTTACAAATACGTTTATTTTGGGAACTTGTAATCTTGTTTGTCAACTTCGTTTGAATTACGCGTTCCTCGTATACTTTGTGTAAATAATTCTCTTGGATAATTGGATCAAGATGCAATTGCAAAAGTGGCTTCCATGTTACATGATTTAACAAAACAAGCTGTATAAAAATTTACGCAAAGATCGTAATTTAACCGAATGAAAAATCAAGGCAATAATatacaaaataattgaaatacgtAAGATTGTACCATTTCGTTATATCCGGTTACAGCCAACAATTGCCCACTAGGCATCCATTTTACACTTTCAATTCCTTTTAATTCTTTATGATGCTGATATCCTATTTCAGAGGAACTAGTAGATTGTGTGGGGCAGAAAACTCCTATATCACTCTCCAATACATTTGAATAAATAATCAACTTTGGTTCGTTGCTAAATGAACACCATATGCATAATAGTTCACTATTTGGTGACCAACATATTCCATCGATAGTACTTAAACGTTCACATATTAATTTctataaattacaattaaacAGAAGATAATTCAAATAAGATTATTATACCAAATATTACGCGAATACGTTATCTTCGCGCCATAAACAGTATGAACATCTAGTGACTTTAATCGTTGAAGGTaccatttttaaattgaacGTCGACCGCGTGTAtcactgtatatatatttatatatctaACAAAGAACCTCCTCTTTGTATTTAATGTACTAGAGTTTTTTGAGGTTAGATTATTAGTTTGACAATTATTTAGTTGAATTTGTTACTAATTCATAACGAATATGATGTCTTATGTATCGTGTGCTTGTAATCGAGTTCCGCACTCGGCGGACTGGGGAAGAAATGGACTTATTTGTTACGCATCATGTCATGCCGTTGTAATTTACGATCCATCCATCTCAAAAATAGGAAAAGTAACAAATACACTTCATCGGCATAAAGGACGTATTAATACGGTACGATGGATTAAACACAGAAATATAGAAGCCGAATGGGAACTACTGTCAAGCTCCACAGATGGAACTGCAATTATTTGGAGCAAAGTAAATGAATGCTTTGAATGTACCTATATTATTGAAGTTGGTGATACTCTCACAATTAGTAACTCTTTATATCTTTGTGCTCATGATTCTCCAAATGAGAAAACGTTTCCCAAATTATTAATATGTACTGGTTCAGTCAAAGGAGATTTAAAAATATGGTTAAGAAATGAACATAATAAGGTACAGTGTCTTCAGACACTTACATTTGGAAAGAAATTACCAATAGAGGCATGCTTTTCTTATTTACCAAATACAGATTTACCATTTTTGGCTGTTGCAACAGAAATCTCAACAATCGAATTGTATGTAACAAGTTCTGAAATTATAGAGGAATCAAATTTTCTTAGGGTACTAGTTTTAACTGGTCATGAAGATTGGATACGTTGCATGGATTTCCAGCATATTACAGATGATAGCATTTTGCTGGCGAGCGGTTCTCAAGATGCTATGATACGATTATGgaaaatttctgtaaatatCACAGAACCCTTGAACAATGGTTTACGTCTGAAAGAACAAGTATTCGTGGCTAATGATATTAAATATAATGTCACTTTAGAGTCTGTTCTTCATGGGCATGAAGCCTGGATTTATGGTGTGCACTGGTACCCACAGCAAAGAAGtaacaaaattagaattttAAGATTATTATCTTGCTCAATAGATAAATCTATGATTATTTGGGAGCCAGATGAAATAACTGGCATATGGTCAGAAAAAGTAAGAGTAGGAGAAGTTGGTGGTAATTCATTAGGTTTCTATGGCTGTAAATTTAGCAATAATGGATTGAATATATTAGCACATGGATATCAAGGATCATTTCATATTTGGAAATACTCAGATAAAGCAAAAAATTGGATTCCAAAACCTGTACCAGGTGGTCATTTCGCTGAAGTTGTAGATCTTTGCTGGGATCCAAAAGGAAGGTTTGTGCGCAAAATTGTAACAATGATTTTCAGTGAACACTTCTACATTTGCTATTCTATTGTAGGTTTCTTGTTACCGCAAGTACAGATCAAACAACAAGAATCCATGCTCCATGGAAAGATAAAGCAACAGAATTTTGGCATGAAATTGGACGTCCACAGGTTCATGGATATGATATGTCTTGTTTAGCTATGTTAACTCCGTATATGTTTGCTTCGGGTGCAGAAGAAAAAGTGATACGAATCTTTACAGCTCCTTCagcatttaaaaattctttgaaaaagATTGCCAATGTTGATGACTTTGAAAATATGGTAGGAGATAGCGCATCGGTGCCAGCTCTAGGATTAACAAATAAAGCAACATTCACTGAAAATAATAGTAAAACAGAAACTGATATAAGTAGTCGTGAAGATGAGGATTATATTCCTCCAACAGAAGAAGAGTTAATGCAGTATACATTATGGCCAGAATTACAAAAGCTTTATGGCCATGGatatgaaatattttctatagCTGTTAGACACGATGGAAAAATGTTAGCAACTGCATGTAAATCAACCTTACCAGAGCATTCTGCGATACTCTTATGGAACACGAGTACTTGGACACAAATTCAGAAACTTATGGCTCACCAATTGACTGTTACACAAATGGAATTTTCGCCTAATGACAAATATTTACTATCTGTATCTAGAGATAGAAGATGGTCATTATTTGAATACAACGATAAtgcatataatttaattgtaacCAGTTCAAAGAAAGATAATTTCCATACTCGTATAATATGGTGCTGTTCATGGACACATGATTCGTCTTATTTTGCAACTGGATCTAGAgatggaaatattttaatttggaGCCCAGTAATTAGAGATAATACAATTGCTCCAGTCACACGCTTTAGTATGAAAGATTCTGTTACAGCACTTTCATTTTCTACTCAAACCATTGCTGAACATGTTTATCTTCTAGCGATTGGATTTGAAACAGGTTGTATAGAGattcagaaattgaaaattaacgACAAAAGCATTTCTTGGTCAAAATGTATGGTATATAGTACTTCTGATGCACATCACTTAACTGTAAGAAGACTTAAATTCCGACCATGCAAAGAAGAATCAAAAATTTTGCAACTAGCGAGCTGTGGATCTGATCATACTGttaaaatatatgatatagaTGTCATAGAATTACTAGACTcgtaaaacatatatttttgtacaataaatgaaattctttatcctatctttaataataatttgtaattactCACTTTGTATAATTTCCATGTATCTGTCTTATAAATTTCTATAGTATCATCACCCTCATTTGAAACTACTATCGCCAATTTTTTGCCATTTGgactaaaatataaattacgAAAAGAAGACTTCACGTTTTGTATATGACTTACATTCCGATTTTCCAAAGACCATACAGATATCTGAATCTGTTGATTTGAATTATCTTAAAATGTTGAAATGTAAATTTGAATGGTATCAATGAAATTAAAAAGTTACTTACATTAAAGTTTGACAATATTAAAATGTGTTTACTATCAGGTGACCAAGTAATACTTTCTAAACCTGCACTGCCTTCGACAAGTTTATATTGCCATTCAGGATAATGAatagagtatacttgaataatagttttttttatgtTGGCACATAAAATATATTCGCTATTTCTAGACCATTCTAAATACTGTGATAAAATGAAAGACAACTAGGTTatgtgaaaaattttattcgttttaaTAATTAGTTAACATTTTAATCGTTCATTTTATActattaaataattgtaaaagcTAGATAAAAATACTTCTGATTGATTTAATGTCATACACTAACCTCGATTATGTCTGTAAACACGAATGTGTGAATAGACTCGGTAGTTTTGCTACTTTTTACAATTAAATTCGCCTGATACACGAGTGCAAAGAATCTGCCATCCGGAGAAAATTCACACAATTGATTATTAAtacgaaatatatttttttctactTCTGAGGTCATAGCgtcgtttaattatatttagtGTAAAATCACAAATTTGAATGGTACCGCAATCCTGCCAATCTAAACGTGCAAATATATATGTTATTGTTGGATACAAATtgttcttaaataaataaataattcacatGATACACGATAAAAGtattaatatataaaaaaagttacttATCACTTGGATTTTGTAAATTACTTAAGTACTTAAATCTGTGATTGAAAtgatttgaatttaattattattttgttggtgccaatgaatttaaaaatttaacgCTTCTTTGTATATATGTAGCTGTTTAATATTGTGTGTCACGTTTCATATCGTGAAAGTGTTAGTTTTATAGTGGATAAacgttttgaaattttgaatacaAAAGAAAAGGATTTTTCGAAGACTCTTTACATATTAAAGAATTAATCAAAATGATTGAGGATTTCGTCATTCCTATAAACAAAGATGAACTTTTGGAATCGAACCGGAATGGGTATTTCGTTAAATCAATGATCCCAATCAGGATGATCCCACAAGCTTTAAATGGTATCTAATGAGTACTATTTCTTATTACA from Halictus rubicundus isolate RS-2024b chromosome 2, iyHalRubi1_principal, whole genome shotgun sequence carries:
- the LOC143365338 gene encoding WD repeat-containing protein WRAP73; protein product: MTSEVEKNIFRINNQLCEFSPDGRFFALVYQANLIVKSSKTTESIHTFVFTDIIEYLEWSRNSEYILCANIKKTIIQVYSIHYPEWQYKLVEGSAGLESITWSPDSKHILILSNFNIQISVWSLENRNVSHIQNVKSSFRNLYFSPNGKKLAIVVSNEGDDTIEIYKTDTWKLYKKLICERLSTIDGICWSPNSELLCIWCSFSNEPKLIIYSNVLESDIGVFCPTQSTSSSEIGYQHHKELKGIESVKWMPSGQLLAVTGYNEMLVLLNHVTWKPLLQLHLDPIIQENYLHKVYEERVIQTKLTNKITSSQNKRILEEKCERPINIKIGKNDDIDRFSIAKFDILEFSFCGQYLVIRHQLYPTALWIWNIVDDYLDYLLLENKIVAVKWNPTRAQLFAFCECAHMFEWTPQKATCLPTPRNITVLDARCHPQGNLLLLCGYNKAIIYQNENKS
- the Elp2 gene encoding elongator complex protein 2; the encoded protein is MMSYVSCACNRVPHSADWGRNGLICYASCHAVVIYDPSISKIGKVTNTLHRHKGRINTVRWIKHRNIEAEWELLSSSTDGTAIIWSKVNECFECTYIIEVGDTLTISNSLYLCAHDSPNEKTFPKLLICTGSVKGDLKIWLRNEHNKVQCLQTLTFGKKLPIEACFSYLPNTDLPFLAVATEISTIELYVTSSEIIEESNFLRVLVLTGHEDWIRCMDFQHITDDSILLASGSQDAMIRLWKISVNITEPLNNGLRLKEQVFVANDIKYNVTLESVLHGHEAWIYGVHWYPQQRSNKIRILRLLSCSIDKSMIIWEPDEITGIWSEKVRVGEVGGNSLGFYGCKFSNNGLNILAHGYQGSFHIWKYSDKAKNWIPKPVPGGHFAEVVDLCWDPKGRFLVTASTDQTTRIHAPWKDKATEFWHEIGRPQVHGYDMSCLAMLTPYMFASGAEEKVIRIFTAPSAFKNSLKKIANVDDFENMVGDSASVPALGLTNKATFTENNSKTETDISSREDEDYIPPTEEELMQYTLWPELQKLYGHGYEIFSIAVRHDGKMLATACKSTLPEHSAILLWNTSTWTQIQKLMAHQLTVTQMEFSPNDKYLLSVSRDRRWSLFEYNDNAYNLIVTSSKKDNFHTRIIWCCSWTHDSSYFATGSRDGNILIWSPVIRDNTIAPVTRFSMKDSVTALSFSTQTIAEHVYLLAIGFETGCIEIQKLKINDKSISWSKCMVYSTSDAHHLTVRRLKFRPCKEESKILQLASCGSDHTVKIYDIDVIELLDS